The sequence tgtgtgtggataTATGcttatgtgtgtttttgtatacacacacacttcagactatatacaaataaacagcCATCTCTTTCATTTCTCACACCCAAACATGACAGAGCTGTCTGGCTCCCTCTACTGGAGTTTAAAGGTTTTGTGTTGGTCTACTTCAGCACAGCAAGATGAGACAAACTGccgtgagagtgagtgagtgagagagagcgaaTAAAGGTCGATGGCTTACATCCGGTAATCTGTACAGCTTCATTGTTCGTTGCAAAGTCATATTTCTGCTCAAGTGGGAAAACTTGACTTCGACCAGTTTCCTCGGGTTCAGAGAGCGATGCCAGTACCTGCAGGGAGCACAGCATCAGAGACAGGGTCTATGTGggacagtcacacacagagagagagaggaagagcaggacagagacaccagagagagagaaagagaggttgAAGAgtgggacagagacacagagagagagaggttgaagagtgggacagagacacagagagagagagagaggttgaagagtgggacagagacacagagagagagagagagagaggttgaagagtgggacagagacacagagagagagacagtggagGTGATGGGAACACCAACACCACTGGAGCAGGAGAGCAACAGAGACAGCAGACAGGGCAGAGGCAGTGACAATGTGGTGACAGTATGACAGTGACGGCCCCGGGGCTCCTATGTACCTGCAGGTGGAGACAGGTTTGGGCAGCACCACACCGGCTGTGTACACAGCCTGGAACACCCCCTCCAGGTTGACCCGCCGTGTGATCTCACGGATCAGTACCGGTGCCACGCGCTTCGACCGCAGCTTCTTGTGCACACACAGGAAATTGATCTCCACCATCTGCTTCACACTGCCGGGAGAGGGACAGACATGCAGAGGACACACGcagaggacacacacacacacacaggacacacatgcacagaggacacacacgcacacagaggaCACGCATGCAcagaggacacacacacagagaaattaTCTTAATTAGAATAATTGTCAAATGTAATAATTCGAATTTAAACTCAATTCACCAATATACTGATGAGGCCCTGAAGTGGCCAGCGCTCGGCCCAGGGCCACAACAGACCGGTTCCGCCCACTCACGTGTCATAGATGCGGATGTTGGCAGGAATAGCACTGATGAAGCCCACGAGCTTCTTGTTGGACGAGACACGCACTCCACAGTGCCACTGGGGGAGCCAGCCAGGGGGCCGCAGcgccctgcacacacagcacacagttaaTGAAACACGCCTGATTTGTTACAGTATGAAGAACATGACGCACTACAGGAGTGACTTCACGCACTGGAACAGGGGCATCACACTCTGAGCTGATGTATAAGGTGCTGATGTTGATCAGTGAGGCTTATTTGGGGTTTTTATGTTTGTCTTTCTTCATAGCGAATAGCTTAAAATATGGTGTTGACTCAACATACTGTTCCCACAGAATGCCTTGGGGCAGGAAGAGACATTACATTGCAACCTTACATTGCAAAAGTGTTGACGTGCCTCTGTTCTGACCTCTTAATGAACCCCATCAGGGCTGGAGAGGACGGGGGAGACTCGGGGAAACTCAGCTCAATCTCAAGTGCTTTCCACACAGGCCGATCAATAGCCTGAGCCCTTATCTGAGCGCACCAGGGACGGGATTAGGTGTTAATTATTACACACTGTCTTTGCACCCGACTACAAATGAGCCAATCGCAGCCAAAGACCAAAGCCACAGAGCTGCATCAAACCTGATGAAATATAAACACGCTGGAGATGAAAGACACCCAGCCCGACGCCCGGCACCGACTAGAGGACTGATCTAAGCGTTACATAATCACaaccccccctctccctctctggatTAGTTTAACACGTGGACACAATCCCCTGTCCACACGGAGGAGCTTGCTGTATCAGTGTCAGCTTGCCCTGGAAGGATTAAGTGAAGTAATTGGCCTCACTAGAGACACACTTCCTGAGTCTGAGTGAGCGTTACACACACCAGGTGGACACTTCAACGTCCATGCGCTCTCTACACaacagatgccttttataatATTGTTTAGTATTAAGTCTTATGTAAATCTATCAATTTTAAGGCAGTATAACCTTTAAATGCGCAGTGTTTCCTGGGGGAGTGAATCCCACCAACAGTGAAGGTGCGAAAGCTCGGCCTCGGCTCTTACCACTTGAGGAAGTTGGGTGAGTAATCAAATCTGAACATGTTGTCGTCGTCCTCCACGTAGTTCTCGTTCAGCAGCGTGTACAGCTCCTTCAGCTGCAAGCACAACAGTACAGCAATAAAATACACACTCCTGTTCTTTCTCCTCTTCAATCACAGGGCTCTCTGCGATGGTCGAGCTGGGAGTTTTAAGATGAACACTAAAAAAACAGTCCACTGAACGCCGGGCTGAACAGTGGTGTTGAACACCATGTGGCTGTGAAGTGACAGACCAGGACTGGACCTCCTGCCATGTGTGTTTAACGCACAGAGCGAGGGACTGACAGAGCTGCACACTTCCTGTGAAACACTGAGCGCTGCAGCTAACATTGACTGAGTTCATCTTCCTCTCAGTCAGACCCTGTACAGCCCTGTGAACACCAGGGTATTTAAATGCTCCTCTGACCCCCCTCCAATCGActgatacatttatttcataCGTGTGCCTTTTGTTAATCTCTGTTTGTAATACTGTCAAGCACTGATTAAATCCGCATGCCAGGCACTGCACAGTGTGTGGTGATTGACATGGTTATCAcgctcctcctcctcattcaTATTCTTCATGTCTTAGCTGATGGTCCAGCCCGAGGCCACCTACAGTCGACACAAACCACACACTTTCCACTAAAGtgctgaacaaaacacacacagcgctTGCACAACACGTTCCTAGCAGAGGTCCCCTGAAATGCACAGGGTGCACAACACTCACCACCTCGGCACTGCCCAGGTCCAACGTGTCCCACATGAAGCCCTGGGGCAGGGAGTAGGGCTCTTGGCGGATGTTCTCCTTGTCCGGCTCGATGGGGCCGTGGGTGGTGACCACTTCATCTGCAGGGACAAAAGTCAGGGCCAGTTTACACCCCGAGCTGAAGTAGGGACTGTCTGTGTCTACTCTAcacccagagctggagcagagACCCATCACTGTCTATATTTTAAACCCACAGCTGGACTCTTGTGTGGGAATGAACGATAAAGTCAGGCTGTCTATAATAATCGTGTACACTAGGGTCTGCAGACTCAGGGCTTCAGGGTCTCTGTGTCACGTTGGGGCTACAGACGTCTGCGGGCGGCACTTACTGAGTTTGGGGACAGGCTGGGTGTCCCAGAACTGGTACTTGTGCTTGGTGGCCTCATCGATGTTCTTGGCGGGACCCTGGCAGGCGGACAGCAGCTCCATGGCTCTCTGGATGTCCTGCAGCTTCTGCATGGGGATGGCTGGGTTctgggagagacagggagagagaagcaGGGACGGTGGGCAGACGGTGAGAGGAGCCCCCCAGGATGCATATATCCGCAATCTAGAAATAAATCCATAATGGATCTAACGAGAGACAAGACTCCAAGGTGTCTGGCTGCTGAGTGCATTTACTTCCCAGAGGACACATGAACCATCTAGACTTATATAACCATATAACCTAAACTCGAATGTCTTGGACTAGCCTCTCACAAACCAAACAGACTTTATTAACTAGCCCTTAGTAAGGAGCCTCGGCCCTTTGGCCCAGTGCGCCATGGCAGGCTCTGCCCTTTCCCATCCCTCAGACATGCTGCTATCGCACCTTTATTTCTTGGGAGTCTGAGGCAGAGTCCGACTTGGTTCCTCCAGAACCGGGCTTCTCCTTCTTCCTCTtttgcttcttcttcttcttcttggctCCCAGGTCTCCTCCTGGGCTCCTGATgtgtagacacacacacacacacacacacacacacacacacacacacacacacacacgagagacagatagagagagaaataaatagaTGCGTTTGTTCATTTGCTGTTTCAAATCTGGAGACTTTCACTGACCATTTTCTAGAAACCTACAAGGAAATCCGAGGGCACAGAGAAAGCCACCGGAGGATCTCAAGAAAAGAAGACGCCACAGAGGGCTGAGGTGTGTTTTTGTGCAGGTGTCTAGTGTGTAGGCATATTTTAAACAGCCGCTGCTGCTCTGGAGAGAGGTCAGAAAGTGACCAGCATAATGATCGATCCCTGCTCTCCAAAATACGTCACAAAAGGACAGGGGAAAGGAACTGCTTCCGTTTAATGTTGACTGGCGGAGATTACAGACAGAGGGTCCTGCGCACAGAAACTCAAAACCAGGACAGGTGGACAGACCAGGCCAAGCCCAGGAGCTCCTTCACAGCTCCACAAGGGAACAGGGGAGCAGAAGTCACGagcagaaaatattgacaaggAACTAGACTGGAACTTGTAGGCACTACTTTACACAAATAGTTGTGGGTGTTTGGAACAAGTATCCCACCAAGGTAGTTGAACTCTCTTGAAGTAATACAAGACACTCGGAGCAAAAACTAGGATAGCTACTGACCAGGCAAAGGCATGTCAGGCAATTGTCCCCGTCATCAGTAACCTTTATGTTCTTAACACAATGGGACACACAGATACTGCTGGTCTTTCACACAGAAGAGCATCGTCATCGAACGACTTCCTAAGCAAAAGCAGACAAACACAGCAACTATAACTCCAGCTACACGCTGTAACTCTACCAGGagttaaaaactttaaactgaCTGCCAGTGATAGCTAGTCGAAGACAATGTGCCGGCAGACTCAACAGCAGAAGGCCACTCCTCAGAGGTACTtaagaaaatgtactttttgtCAGCAAAAGGAGAAACGGTTAAGGACAACAAACATCTGTTCCAGATTTAGGCTCCTGCTCCCAGGTGGGTGCAGATGCTTCTCCCGATCTCAGACATGCTTTGAAGGTTTTGCTGTGGTGAAAACACACCAGTGTCTGCGGTAACGTTTGTCTAGTTACACTACTGCCATGCAAAGTCCTCCCACTCGACTTTTAAGGAATATTTGATTTAAACAAACACGCATTTGGTTATTTTTGTGGCGTGGCTGTTACAAACGAAGCACATTGCCTAGAACATATTTAAACACAAATCGAGAGGAGAGAAATGTGACTCCAGTGTAGACAGTACTATACTGTCAGAGAAAGTGTTCCTGGCTGTTCTCCGCTCCTCGTCCCTTGACTCTAATCCTCGTCGGGAAGAGAAAACTGAACAGAACTGAAAATTCctgattacttttatttttttgcagcaTACGCCACCTGCTAATTTCTCCCCGTCCAGCTGCTGTCCTCTACTGGGACGTGTTCACAGACACCTGGAACTGCTCATGTGTCCCACAGCGGGAGAAATTACATCATCTACTACAGCCACTCTGGGATACTGGAGGTGTATGTCAAAAACGACGCTTTTTTAGTGTTGAGGGCAAAGAAGAGGGCACACTTTCCTGTGACACTATGGGCAAAAGTAAAGATTATTCTGGCAAAACAGAATGTCTCAAACGCGTTTTATTGACAGCAGGGCAATATGACTCCACACCTAGTAAACAGGGATTGTGACTAACTGATGTGttgttttaagaaaaataaaagtgttaTAATTTGTACGTTATcccaaaaaaatatacatatatccaTACAAATCAAATCatgcttttctttccttcacacgccaatattattattattctgaatCAGATATTCattctaaatatatttataaatgtttcacAGCCTACAAGATAAGGGCTGCAGACACAATGTATCGCAGTCCCAGACAACTGGCTACAGCTGGAGCTGCAGAGCAGTTCAGACCAGtggttttcgttccaactgagctctcaattgcttaattgaactctTAATTAAACTAACGGTTCAACCGaatgttcaattaaataaataagagctCATTTGCAATTAAACCGGCAGAGCAGGAGGTGCTCccggaccggtttgggaaccactgggcATTTGAACACAGATGCGGCTGTGCGGTGAGGAGAGccgggctgctgctgctggcggCGCTCCGGTGCCGTGAGAGCTGCGATCCTGGGGCGGCAGTTAAAGGGACAACGTGCACCACAGCCCCCATCACTGTCAGCACGACACCGGGCCGGGAATACAGCATACATCATACATCATACATGCATTCACAGAAAGACCCGCACGGCTCTGCACGGCGAGGGGAGTCGCTCATCATTCATAATAAAACGGCAGCCAACATGTCACGACCGAGCGCCGGGCTGAGGCGTTTTATAGAAGAACAACCACCGAGAGGACATTCATCTCGGCCGGAGCGGCACTGATGCTGCTCATTGGATTTCCCCGGCCACAACGCGCCCGTGGACCCATTCAAAGCCGCGCTAGGCCCGGGTGCTGGGGCATGCAGTCTGGGCTGCTCTGTGCGTGCAGGTACCGGGCTTTCACCGCACATCCGCCCGCAGACAGGCGCCCTACCCCTGCAGGTGCTCATTCTCCTCCTCGTTGTCCCCGTCGATGCCGCACGTATCCTGGTCGTCCAGCTCCAGACTCTGTTGGCTGGCCGCAGACTCGCTGTCCTCCGCCATCATGGAGAGAAATGCTGAAAAAATCTGTAATAAGGGAGAGACACACGGAGAGGAGGgggataaaaacacacacatacacacacgcacacgcacacgcacaaagAGCGCAGACACACAACAGCTCCCTCTACCCGCCGTCCTCCCCAGCGCCGCGGTCTGCGCAGGGAGAGCGGCCACAGGCTGCGGAGGATGCGGCGCTTCGGTCGCGGTATTGATCTGCACAGAGCCTGCAGAATCCCAGCGATcctattggtggagccgcgcagacctgCGCACATCTGCGCAACGTGGAATCGCCCTTTGTGCCTCCGTCAGACTTGACATCCCAGTGAGCAGACGCACCGGGGGACCTGTGGCCCTGCGACACGTCGAGGGCCAGGTTAGACTAACTCAGCCATGTGACAAAGTCTGACATAATCGGTTGAAACTTACAGACAAACCGAGAAAAAGACTAAAAGGGCATTTCCGTGTTAAATGTACCGACAATGAGCGCGTACCGTCTAATTGAGTTTATAAATATGAGCAAAATAACTGTCGTGTCTGCATCGCAGGTGAGGACATGCGGGGAAATAGGATCCGTTCAGAAAAACTACTACCACTACTCCTACTATTACTCCTActattacttaattaattactactactacatcaTCTCGGTGCACTACAGTAATTTATAGCACAAtgtggataagggcgtctgctaagaaatcaacaacaacaataataataataataataataatttaatcagGTTTTTATGGTTTTTATACTTAAAGCTGAAGGCAGAAATATTATGAAACTTTCCATCGGGACAAATAGGAAACTTACAGATTTAAACATGAAAGTATACCTTATTAAATTCATCCCTACATCACAGCAGCGCCTCTGCGACAGCCCCGCTCCTCCACTGACCAATCACAGCAGCGCCTCTGCGACAGCCCCGCTCCTCCACTGACCAATCACAGCAGCGCCTCTGCGACAGCCCCGCTCCTCCACTGACCAATCACAGCAGCGCCTCTGCGACAGCCCCGCTCCTCCACTGACCAATCACAGCAGCGCCTCTGCTACAGCC is a genomic window of Amia ocellicauda isolate fAmiCal2 chromosome 10, fAmiCal2.hap1, whole genome shotgun sequence containing:
- the nmt2 gene encoding glycylpeptide N-tetradecanoyltransferase 2, with the protein product MCVFLSPSSPCVSPLLQIFSAFLSMMAEDSESAASQQSLELDDQDTCGIDGDNEEENEHLQGSPGGDLGAKKKKKKQKRKKEKPGSGGTKSDSASDSQEIKNPAIPMQKLQDIQRAMELLSACQGPAKNIDEATKHKYQFWDTQPVPKLNEVVTTHGPIEPDKENIRQEPYSLPQGFMWDTLDLGSAEVLKELYTLLNENYVEDDDNMFRFDYSPNFLKWALRPPGWLPQWHCGVRVSSNKKLVGFISAIPANIRIYDTVKQMVEINFLCVHKKLRSKRVAPVLIREITRRVNLEGVFQAVYTAGVVLPKPVSTCRYWHRSLNPRKLVEVKFSHLSRNMTLQRTMKLYRLPDATKTAGLRAMEKKDVKQVQELLEKYLRQFHLGPVMDEEEVCHWFLPQENIIDTYVVEGPGGVLTDFTSFYTLPSTVMHHPIHKSLKAAYSFYSVHTETALLDLINDALIMAKLKGFDVFNALDLMENKTFLEKLKFGIGDGNLQYYLYNWKCPPMDPEKVGLVLQ